GGAGCCATCGGCACTCGTTGAGTTCAGGTCAGCCCCGCCTGATATCAGTAAAAGAGCGGCTTCAGTTTTGCCAAATGTCGCGGCGATGTGCAAGGGAGTAGACCCATAAGCGTCTTTCTCGTTGAGATCAGTTTTGGCTGCAATGTGGCCTTTGATGGCGTCAAGATTACCAAAGAAGGTGGCTTCCTGTAAGGTGGTGCTGGGCGCTTCTACACTCGTCTCTTTGGAAGCTTTTTCCTGTGTCTGGTTGCAGGCAGCTGTGCCTAAAAAGATCATGATAAGACTTAAAGTCATCCATTTTTGTACTGTTTTCTGTGTTAAAGATTTCATCTTGTTTTGTTTAGGGTTTTAATATTTATTTCGATGATACAAAGGTGAGAAGAAGCCCAGAGGGCCACTAAACAACCATGCGGCAAGTAATGTGAGCTATGCGTTTTGAATAGAAATTATGATGATGGGCTATAAACTATGACGCAAAAGGCTGAATAAGACCTGTTGCGAGTGGTTTGTAAATTGCCGATTATTGCACCTAATCACTGTATGATATGTCAGATTTTCAAACCTCCAAAAGTGTATTTCTTCAGAAAATAGTTGCGGTAATTGAAGAGAATCTGGCAAACGAGCACTTCGGAGTAACCGAATTGGCCGAGATCACCAACATGAGCCGCTCCAACCTGCTGAGAAAGGTGAAGCAGGAAACCGGAGGATCGGTGAGTGTATTGATCAGAAATGTAAGGCTGCACCAGGCAAAGCTTTTGTTGGCGGATGACTCTCTCACCGTTTCTGAGATCTCTTACAAAGTGGGTTTTAGCAGTACCTCGTATTTCACCAAATGCTTCAGAGAGCTGTACGGTTATACACCGGGAGAGGCTGGTAGCCGAGCCCGGCTGGCATCAGAGGAGGTAGCAGCTGATGTACCTGATACAGGGGGAGGAAGGGGCAGAGTTCTGGTACTGGTAGTTTTGGCTCTGGTGGTGGTACTGTCCATTGTTTTGTTCAGTTTCCCTGAGGAGGAAGAAGTCACTCCAAAAAGTCAGGGCAAATCCCTGGCCGTACTGCCCTTCAAAAACGACAGTGCTGACAGTACCAATATTTACTTTATGAATGGCCTGATGGAGGCCATTTTGGATAATTTCCAAAAGATTGAAGACATCAGGGTGACGAGCAGAACCACCGTGGAGAAGTACCGCACCCTCAACAAAACCATCCCCGAACTGTCCAAGGAGCTCAACGTGCGCTATTTCATAGAGGGCAGTGGGCAGAAGATTGGCAATGAAATCCTGCTGACCATTCAGCTGATAGAAGCACCAGGCGACAAGCACCTGTGGTCACGGAGGTATAAGCGCGAACTCAAAGATGTCTTTGAGTTGCAGTCGGATGTGGCCAAGAGTGTTGCCAAAGAGATCAATGCCATCATCACACCAGAAGAGCAGGAGCGCATTGAGAAAATACCTACCCAAAACCTGGTGGCTTATGACCATTACCTGAAAGGCCTGGCCCTGCTGAATGATAGATCGGGAGCGGGGCTTGCAGAGGGTGTTGAAGAATTCAAGAAGGCCATCCAGGAAGATGGTCAGTTCTCCAATGCCTATGCCTACATAGCCATCTCCTACTACTATCTGGATATTTTTCTGGCGGAGCCCAAGTATACCCAGGAGCTGAAAGAGTATGCCGACAAAGCCATGCTGCTGGATGGAGAATCAGGTGAAAGTCTTATTGCCAGGTCATTGTATTATATGCAGATCCGGGATTTTAAGAAAGCCGTTGAGTCATTTGAGGAGGTTTTGGAGTACTATCCAAACACTGCCTGGGTGCATAATTTCTTGTCAAACATCTATGGGGTGATTCTTCCCGATACAGAAAAGTACCTCACGCATGCCCTGCAAGGCATTCAGGCGGCAGTAGCGGATGCAGACTCGGTCACTGCGAGCTATACCTATCTGCATTTGAGCAATGCACTTGCGCAAACAGGTTTTTTCAACGAAGCTGAAACCTATGTGCAGAAGTCGTTGGCCTTCAATCCTGATAATTTGTATTCACAGTATTTGTATGTGTATATCAGGCAGGCACAGCATCTTGATCTGAATCGTGCGAAACAATCGTTGATGACCATTTTGCAAAAGGATACCACCAGGATAGACGTAATACAGGAGATCGCCAAGGTGTGCTACACGATGGAGGATTATGAGCAGGCATGGGTGTATTATGAGAAGATGCTCAACATGAAGGCAGCCCTGAAACTTGATATCTATCAAAATGAGGACAGCAGAATAGGCTTTGTGCTGGAGCAGCTCGGGAGAAAGGAGGAGGCGAAGCAATATTATGAGAGTTTCCTTGCCTATGCAGAAAAAGATCAGTCACTCTACAAGGACCTGCTTTATTCCTCCTACTATGCGGTGACCGGCCAAAGAGATAAGGCCGTCAAGTACCTCAAAGCTTTTTCCGAAAAGGACAATTATCAATACTGGATCGTACTCTTTCTGGACAAAGATCCTGTTATCCGAAAAATGGCCGGACATCCCGACTATGAGCGCACGCTCAAGAAAATCAATGACAAATTCTGGGCGAAGCACAAGCAGATTAGAAAGATGCTTGAAGCGGAGGGCATTACAGTGCCGGTGCGCAGTAATTTATAAGAGGCATTAGATCAGGTCGCGATTTGAGGCCATACACTCAAAGGCACTCAGTGTGCCCACACATCCACATATTATAGGGCCATTACCACCTGGTCAAATATTTTCTGCTTTTTCTGTTTTTGGCTCCGGGTCTCAGGAGAGACATGATATTTAGTATGACAAAGATCATCTTTTTCCATTTCGGATATCATTATCCGAAATTATCTCGGGAACTACATTTGTCCAAAACTCAGTGACAAAAATGTTTTCGAAAGCTTGTGAGTATGCACTAAAAGTCATGATTTATCTCTGTTCTGTCACGGAAGCGGGCAAGTTGGCTGGTCTGAAGGACATAGCCGGAGCAATAGATTCTCCGGAGGCCTATACAGCCAAAATATTGCAGCAGCTGGTAAGAGCAGGCTTATTGGAGTCATTGAGGGGGCCGAATGGAGGCTTCAAAGTGGCTGACCGTGATATTACCCTAATGGAAGTGGTAACGGCCATAGACGGTGAGCACCTCGTGAAAAGCTGTGTACTGGGCCTTAAGGAATGCTCAGGAGAGCACCCTTGCCCGGCACATGATAAGTTTATCGCCATCAGAGACCATTTGAAAGGTGTATTGACAACAACCTACCTATCGGACCTGAAAGGTGGAGTAATTGAAGGAAATCGGTTTTTGAGGACATAAAAATTTATTTCAATAAAGGATAAAAGAGTCTTTAAATCTCAAATATGAAAAATCTAGCAAAATCAAAAGTGGGGGTCATCGTAGCATCTAACTTCAGAACCTCCCGGGTATTCTCTTCGCACCACATAGATTTCTGCTGTAGCGGGGGTATCTCTCTGGAAGAGG
This Marinoscillum sp. 108 DNA region includes the following protein-coding sequences:
- a CDS encoding ankyrin repeat domain-containing protein produces the protein MKSLTQKTVQKWMTLSLIMIFLGTAACNQTQEKASKETSVEAPSTTLQEATFFGNLDAIKGHIAAKTDLNEKDAYGSTPLHIAATFGKTEAALLLISGGADLNSTSADGSTPLHTAAFFGRTDIVKALLENKADVTIRNTYNATALESVSAPFADMKPVYDQMSKDLGPFGLKLDFKQLEKARPVIAEMIETYSNNQ
- a CDS encoding Rrf2 family transcriptional regulator — encoded protein: MFSKACEYALKVMIYLCSVTEAGKLAGLKDIAGAIDSPEAYTAKILQQLVRAGLLESLRGPNGGFKVADRDITLMEVVTAIDGEHLVKSCVLGLKECSGEHPCPAHDKFIAIRDHLKGVLTTTYLSDLKGGVIEGNRFLRT
- a CDS encoding helix-turn-helix domain-containing protein translates to MSDFQTSKSVFLQKIVAVIEENLANEHFGVTELAEITNMSRSNLLRKVKQETGGSVSVLIRNVRLHQAKLLLADDSLTVSEISYKVGFSSTSYFTKCFRELYGYTPGEAGSRARLASEEVAADVPDTGGGRGRVLVLVVLALVVVLSIVLFSFPEEEEVTPKSQGKSLAVLPFKNDSADSTNIYFMNGLMEAILDNFQKIEDIRVTSRTTVEKYRTLNKTIPELSKELNVRYFIEGSGQKIGNEILLTIQLIEAPGDKHLWSRRYKRELKDVFELQSDVAKSVAKEINAIITPEEQERIEKIPTQNLVAYDHYLKGLALLNDRSGAGLAEGVEEFKKAIQEDGQFSNAYAYIAISYYYLDIFLAEPKYTQELKEYADKAMLLDGESGESLIARSLYYMQIRDFKKAVESFEEVLEYYPNTAWVHNFLSNIYGVILPDTEKYLTHALQGIQAAVADADSVTASYTYLHLSNALAQTGFFNEAETYVQKSLAFNPDNLYSQYLYVYIRQAQHLDLNRAKQSLMTILQKDTTRIDVIQEIAKVCYTMEDYEQAWVYYEKMLNMKAALKLDIYQNEDSRIGFVLEQLGRKEEAKQYYESFLAYAEKDQSLYKDLLYSSYYAVTGQRDKAVKYLKAFSEKDNYQYWIVLFLDKDPVIRKMAGHPDYERTLKKINDKFWAKHKQIRKMLEAEGITVPVRSNL